Part of the Odocoileus virginianus isolate 20LAN1187 ecotype Illinois chromosome 16, Ovbor_1.2, whole genome shotgun sequence genome is shown below.
CTCCCCACCCTCGTCCCAGAGCCGCATGCAGGGAGGCGATGTTCCCGCCTGATGCTAAGGTGGTTATAGTAAAGTCACACCAGGCTCACCAAGACCTCGCCCCCTCCCTCGACTCGTTAGTTGGTCACCAGGAGATTCAGCCTGGTTCCGGCCCTGAGACCTCTCCCCTTCATTTGCCTACATCCAGGTCTGAGCCCCACCCCGGCGCCCTGCCATTACCACCTGGAGAAGACCCACCCGCCTGGGGAACGCAGGGCTCCTGAGTACTCCTTTGGCTTCCGGTGCCCATACCGAGTAATGGACCCCAATCCGGGCCCCAACCAGTACCAGATGCCACTCCTGCTGGGGCCCAACCTCCCTGCCAACAAAGCTGCCCCTTGCTATAGCTTGGCCCACTCGGACAAGAACTGGTTCTACAAGAATACAGCAAGAGGTCCTGGACCGGCCGCACACACCCGGCCGGAGCCCTCCGTCTATCAGAACCGCGGCCCCATCTACAGCATGGCCAAGCGCTTTGGCTACCTGGCAGACCACACACCTCGGCCTGGCCCCGGCTCCCACAATGTCCAGCAGGTCACGGTACACAAGCCCCGCCCGCCCGCTTTCACCATGGGCATCAAGCATTCGGCCCACCTATGCCCACTGATCGTTGACGTTCGCGACTGAGAGCCCACCTGGtcactgcccccccccaccctgtTCCCAGAAGTTATTTTTCTATACCGAATTGAGCAACTTACCCAGGTTTTAAGTAGCAGAGTTGGTGCCTGCTGTCTCCAGCACGTAGAAGGCGttagataaatattttcatttatttattccttggTTTTGCAAACACAGCTGCTTTCTTTGGGCCCTGCCCTGGGTGAGGAGCTGGGGATACTGGGAGGTGTAGGAGGGGTCCTTGTCCAGGAGATGTTCTGCTGTGGCTCATCAGGGGAGACAGCTCTGTGTCCCCCAAGGAGCTTTGGGTAGAGACTCCGGGGAGCTGAGTTCCGGCCCCGCATCTGCCCCTGGAGTGCTGTGTGGCCTTGTGCAGCTCCCatacctctctgggcctctgtgagGGGGGAGGAGGCACCTAGGGGATGGCCAAGTTCCCTCCAGCTCCTGAACTGTTTGATTTTGATCCCGGATGGTGGCCAGCATCTGAGAGAGGAGTGAGGAGCAGGGTGTGTGCACACAGGAAGGAGGGGCCGtgctggttgggggtggggggagggcagttTTCCTGGGGGAGGAACCCCAGGAATGAGCAGAGACTGAGTAGCATGGAGGGTATCATTGGTGGAGGTAAAGATGAAGAGGATGGCACGCAGGTGGGACCCAAGGGTACAAGAGCAGGGAACCAGGGCGGGCTCAGAGGGCGGGCACCTGGGCTCTTGGAGGCTGGTCTGTAATGAGACCAGATGGTGTGCAGCTTGAAGGGGACTCGGGATTTGTCCTCAGGGTGTTGGGGCTGGAGGAGATGTGGTCTTTTCAGAATTCCTTGGGCAGTGAGAGCAGGTTGGGCAAGATGGGCAGAGCCTGGAGGCTAGGGATCAGcgaaggggagaaagaaaggggaagggagcTGCTGGGAGGAGGGTCTGTATGTCACATGCTGTCTTTGGAGAGTCACCCGTGTGTCCCCACCCCAACCGCTTAGCCCTCTAGTGtctggaggcagaggagaggagagagctgtGAACTGACCAGTAGGGGGCAGTGTTGCCTCACTCATGAGTCCAGGCAGCGCTCAGAGCCCCCACCCCTTCTGGCTTTGCTGCTTTTGAATTGCCTGGTGCCCGCTCTCCTGCTGGTCTCTGGGGAGGCTGCGGTCTTGGGGGCTGGTGTTTGTCCTTCTTTAATTCTTGGTATCCAGATCCCCTGTTCTGATTGCCCTCATCCCTAAGACAAGCCCCTCTCCTAGCTCCCCtggccacaggagatgtgggggGCACTGGCCCTGCCTCTCTACAGCCCCTGGAAGTGAGGAAAGGGCAGCAGGAACTGTGGAGGGAGGGGGGCttagggaaggaagaggggaggcTGAATCTGCCCGATGGCTCAGGCAGAGGCACGTTCCTCCGCAGCCCCTGTCCCCGaagcagagggaggcaggaggaaggggccacTAGGAACCAGTGTCTGATGGCTCATCCCTGAGAATTTGAGCAATATGcaagttttatctttatttttaagatgttgtttattcagttttggctgtgctgggtctttgctgctgcatgggctttcttcTCCAGTTGccgtgagtgggggctgctctctcgtCGCGGTGCACGGGctgctcactgcggtggcttctaccgttgtggagcacgggctctagggcatatAGGCTCACTAGTCACGGCGTGTGGGCTCACGCCGTGGTTCTTGGACCCTAGAGTACTGGCtcgatagttgtggtgcacaggcttcgttgctctgcggcatgtgggatcttcccggaccagggatcgaacccgcgtctcctgcgttggcaggaggattctttaccactgatccaccagggaagtccaatattcAAGTtttaactaaaaatgaaaatggtattGAAGAACTAACTTTAGGTAGAAAGGAGCAGAGACTATCtttggaatattaaaaagaaacaaacaactgaATATCTAAAAAGGGGGGCTTGTAGAAAACCCCACTGAGGTCATTCTTGACTCTGGGCCTGAAAtgtcctccccttcccaccccagcgTGCAGGCCTGGGGTATTGTGTCTGTCCTATCCTCCCCACTCTTCCACAAGTCTGGCCTGGGCAGGCTCGAGAGACAGCCAGTGAGCTTGGGGACCCATCTGTCTTGCAGCAGATTAGAAAGACGTCGTTTTGCCGACAATGCCATTTATCATGGTGGCTGCAAAAATTAGTGATGCTTGGGCTGAATGtgtttgttgggggtgggggctggcaggTGGCAGTGGCTGATGCTCTCCAGTGTCACCAGGTTGGGGAAACTACAGGCCAACCTCTGAGTAGGGGTTTTCTGATTTAATGATCAGGTCATCCCAAGGCCCTCcattagaaaaaagaagaaaactgaggcccagagccagGGAAATAGCTTTGGCCAGATGACAAGATAATGGCCTGTCTCTAAATAAAGGTCTAGGCTCAGTTCATGACCAAGGTCAGGGCTCAGTGTGTGACCAGGATTAGGGCTCAGTATGTGATCAGGGTCAGGGCTCAGTGTGTGACAAGGTCAGGACTCAGAGTGTGATCGGGTTTGGTAAGCAGAGTCAGGGCTCAGTTTGGGGTGAGTTATTTTAGGACTTACATAGTCTTAATATATTATATTAGGACTAAATGTTAGTTTTTACCTCTGTGGCTCAGTCCGGGGCAGACCTTCAGCCTAGTGGCCCCAGATGCTACCAGATAAGGATGGGCCGGGGCTGGGTATTTGCCCCAGAGCTAGAACTCACCCTTGGTTTGTGGTTCCCAAGGAAGGATAGCAGCCTGGAGGATTCAGTATGAATCTTTGACACATGtagttttttcccttctattttttggctgcaccatgcagcatgtaggatcctagttccccaaccaggggagtgaacccattccccctgcattggcagcacagagtcttaaccagtggactgccagggaagccccaggaggatGAAGATGTTCGAAAGAGAGATGGCCCCATCAATAAAGGGCTGTGGCCTCCAGAGATGaatggggcctccctggtgcctcagcccATGAAGTGAGAGGGTCATTTAGCTTGAGACAGACCTTTAGACCAAGCAGTCCCCAGCTCTTGGCCTTGCCTCCCCTGTGGTGGTGACTGGGTAGATGACCTGGAGAAGGTCAGCGGGCCTGGCCTCTCGGGGCTGTCTGGGTGCTAACTGCACCCCTTCTGAACAACTTGGGAGCCACGCTTGACCTGGCCGGAAGCCCTGGTCTGACCCTTGCAGGACTTCAGCCTGTACCCTCAGGTACTTAGGTCCCAGATCACGCAGACACAATCGTTCACTCATTCAACAGACATTTGCTGAGCTCCTGCCCTGTGCCAAGCTCTGAGTGTGCCTCAGAGTCCCAGCCACACCTTCCAGGGGTTCAGAGGGTGGCTGGGTGGCAGGATGAGAAGCAGTGCTCTCCAGGCGTGGGCAGACATAGGAAGGTGGTGAGTGTCACGTGCATGGCAGGACACCTACCAGAGTTTCTGCCCATCTCTCCCGGGGCTGGGGGGAGCCCTGGCCTCCATGGGTCACCCCTGCCTGGGCTTGGTGGTAAAACTTCAGTCACATGACCCTCCTGGACACTGGCCAGGTTGTGGGGGAGTGGGTAGGTGGCCATCCTTCTGCTGTTGCTGGAGGGACCCTGAGGGCCAGAGGTTACTCTGGCTCCCAGGAGCTGGGGCGATGGTGGCCCTGGGCCAGGAGTCAAAGAGGGGCCCTGCTCGTGGGACCACACTGCCACACCGCTCACTGGCTCACAGGTAGGGGTTGTGCACAAACACTTGTCCTTTACCCACATATGCGTGGGGACAAGGCACAGACGCTCCTTCCAGCACtgctcacacatgcacatgcatgcacgcatatgCTCAGACCACACGCCCTACTCCGCACACATGCCCTGACACCAAGCCcactcagacacacagacacacacatactacaCACATGTACGTTTACTTTCCCACACCCTGCTCTCTCCAAGCACCTCCTTATCTCACACACATACTCACCTCCCCCCAGGCTCCCTCACAGCCCACTGCCCTGGAGAATCAGAGCAGATAAACCGTGAGAAGCCTCTCTCCCCGCCACTCAACATGCCCATGTGCAGTTTGGGTGGAGTGGGCTGCAGGCAGGGAGCTCAGGAGGGTCTCTGGGCTCAGGACGGCTTGGGGCGTGATTCccagcccagggtggggggcTGAGGAGCCGCTGCCTGGCTCTCATCCCTCCAGTCACCTGGGTGGTGAGCCCTCACTGACCAAGGCAAGTCAGACCCTTCTCCCTGTGCCCACCTCTCCTGTTCTTGGTCCttggctggggtggggaagggaagctAGTTGGTGGACAAATGCCCCTGGCTTCCCAGAGGGGTCAGAAGCTGCTTTTCCAAGTTCGCTGGAGGCAGAATCTGCTGCCAACCTGTTCCTTCCGGCTTCTCCTCTCCTCGCCGAGTCCACATTCTTCCATCTGGGTCTTCTCCCCTGTGTCTTTCTGCCTCCCTCcgctctcttctctctctctgcctcttgctCCACGTGTCTCTCTGCCTAGCTTATCCTCTAGAATAAAGATTGACACTTTCAATTACCCCCAAAACAACAGAGCCGCTCTTGGAGGCCCCCACAAGAGGAGGATTGGGTAGGCGCGTGTGTGCGTGTGGCccgtgggtggggctggggggcaccCATGGGGCCTACTGTCCTTTGTTTGTGGTTTCTCCTCTGG
Proteins encoded:
- the CIMAP1C gene encoding protein CIMAP1C isoform X2, translating into MKLSKGVKNPVFYGQQPEKKVPVSSGHEIKQTPVVLAMLKGPGPAKYLRPSCTGYIDHDVSMFQEPACTLHARHSEKRLSPTPAPCHYHLEKTHPPGERRAPEYSFGFRCPYRVMDPNPGPNQYQMPLLLGPNLPANKAAPCYSLAHSDKNWFYKNTARGPGPAAHTRPEPSVYQNRGPIYSMAKRFGYLADHTPRPGPGSHNVQQVTVHKPRPPAFTMGIKHSAHLCPLIVDVRD
- the CIMAP1C gene encoding protein CIMAP1C isoform X1, whose translation is MKLSKGVKNPVFYGQQPEKKVPVSSGHEIKQTPVVLAMLKGPGPAKYLRPSCTGYIDHDVSMFQEPACTLHARHSEKRIMDIRSPGPCYFLDPKITRFGMASCPQVPMAEHISNLRLSPTPAPCHYHLEKTHPPGERRAPEYSFGFRCPYRVMDPNPGPNQYQMPLLLGPNLPANKAAPCYSLAHSDKNWFYKNTARGPGPAAHTRPEPSVYQNRGPIYSMAKRFGYLADHTPRPGPGSHNVQQVTVHKPRPPAFTMGIKHSAHLCPLIVDVRD